The Nostoc sp. 'Lobaria pulmonaria (5183) cyanobiont' DNA window GGACAAGTCATTATTAGTCTGCAAAGTGATAATGTCCAAGCTCAATTGTTACAAGCTAGAGGCTCACTGCAAGAAGCCCAAGCAAAGCTTGCTGAACTCAAAGCAGGTACGCGACAAGAAGAAGTTGCCCAAGCTAGAGCGCAGTTAGCCCAAGCCCAAGCTCGCTTTAGGGATGCCCAATCGGGATCGCAACCAGAAGAAATTGCTCAGGCTGAGGCTCAAATTCAGTCAGCTAAATCCGATGTGGAACTAGCACAGTCACGCGCCAAGCGATACGCACAATTGAGAAAAGAGGGCGCAGTTTCTCAAGATACCTTAGAAGGATATGTTAAAGAACAGCAAAGTGCTGAAGCTGCCCTGGTTGTAGCCCAGAAACGCCTAGACCAACTCCGCCAAAGCAGAAAATCTAGTATCAATGAGTTAGCTGGTGCCTTGGAACAACAGAAACAAAACTTAAGACAACTAGAAAATGGTTCTCGTCCAGAAGAAATTGCCCAAGCGCAATCGCAAGTAACTCAAGCAGTTGCCCAAGTTCAAGCTGCCCAAGTCCAATTGCAATACACAAAAGTTTTAGCACCTTTCACTGGCATTGTTGGTGATATTCCAGCAAAGGTGGGAGATTATGTGGAAAAAGCCGATCAACTCACTACACTAACTAGAAATGACTCTTTACAACTGAATATTTCCGTTCCGCTAGAAGATGCCAAAAAGCTGCGCTTGGGATTACCAGTGCAAATGCTAAACGCCCAAAGCAATCCCATAGCAAGGGGTAAGGTGAGTTTTATCTCCCCAAACGCTAGTTTAGATTCGCAGACAGTTTTGGTAAAAGCCAACTTTGGTAATTCGAGAAATCGACTGCTGAATCTTCAGTCAGTGCAAACTAAAGTGATCTGGAACGAACGGCCAGGAATTTTAATTCCAGTTACAGCAGTATCTCGCTTGGGTGGAGAGACTTTTGTATTTGTGGCGCAAGCGCCAGCAGAAAAGTCTAAACCTGGAGCGCCATCTTTGGTAGCTCAACAAAAGCCTGTGAAATTAGGAGTTATTGAGGGTAATAATTATCAAG harbors:
- a CDS encoding efflux RND transporter periplasmic adaptor subunit, whose product is MPHSEFPDSPLSIETEQPAVTDSSQESQQLPERSPKPPQKRRWPLILGIVLLIAGVGFGWHWWQTSNASKAPEAGADAGQPRAVPVKLTTLQTQTVQQSSEFIGSLEAPRSVLIKPQVEGRITEIFIQEGNRVQQGQVIISLQSDNVQAQLLQARGSLQEAQAKLAELKAGTRQEEVAQARAQLAQAQARFRDAQSGSQPEEIAQAEAQIQSAKSDVELAQSRAKRYAQLRKEGAVSQDTLEGYVKEQQSAEAALVVAQKRLDQLRQSRKSSINELAGALEQQKQNLRQLENGSRPEEIAQAQSQVTQAVAQVQAAQVQLQYTKVLAPFTGIVGDIPAKVGDYVEKADQLTTLTRNDSLQLNISVPLEDAKKLRLGLPVQMLNAQSNPIARGKVSFISPNASLDSQTVLVKANFGNSRNRLLNLQSVQTKVIWNERPGILIPVTAVSRLGGETFVFVAQAPAEKSKPGAPSLVAQQKPVKLGVIEGNNYQVIQGLKAGEKIVVSGILNLTNGAPITPETQEVGSQKP